A single region of the Geobacillus subterraneus genome encodes:
- a CDS encoding ArsR/SmtB family transcription factor: protein MKTEDHSFLKSETIENVSRIFKVLADPTRIKILYLLSQEECNVNHIAEVLEMSQSAVSHQLSMLRNLRLVKYRREGKTLFYSCDDEHVISLLKQAIDHAEHH from the coding sequence ATGAAGACCGAAGACCATTCTTTCCTAAAATCTGAAACCATTGAAAATGTATCGCGCATATTTAAAGTATTAGCCGATCCAACACGAATCAAAATTCTTTATTTGTTATCGCAAGAAGAGTGCAATGTCAATCACATTGCAGAAGTGTTGGAAATGTCACAATCAGCCGTTTCCCACCAACTTAGTATGTTGCGAAATCTGAGACTGGTTAAGTATCGCCGTGAAGGAAAAACACTGTTTTACTCCTGCGATGACGAACACGTTATTTCATTATTAAAACAAGCCATTGACCATGCTGAACATCATTAA